A genomic window from Caldalkalibacillus thermarum includes:
- a CDS encoding transposase, giving the protein TWIQAALQSPFKPFHDFSKTLVTWKTHILAYFRLPYTNARTEGINHKIKNLKRRAYGYRNRERFRLRVKLECGCFQQDHSLLHFASA; this is encoded by the coding sequence ATACCTGGATTCAGGCAGCCCTTCAAAGTCCATTCAAGCCTTTTCATGATTTCAGCAAGACACTGGTGACTTGGAAAACTCATATTTTAGCCTATTTTCGGTTACCCTATACCAATGCAAGGACAGAAGGTATAAACCATAAGATTAAGAACCTTAAAAGAAGGGCTTATGGCTACCGGAATAGAGAACGATTTAGGTTAAGAGTTAAGCTTGAATGTGGCTGTTTTCAACAAGATCATTCCCTTCTTCACTTCGCCTCAGCATAG
- a CDS encoding GntR family transcriptional regulator: MKKLKPAETLAEQAYQVIKKAIINNEFGPNEALVEEHIAQELGISRTPIRAALNQLAYEGLIEIKAGKGARVSAISEKDVLDFQLLRDALEPLAAKIAADKINEQDIEQLRQICDQQYQSIANKDYYRFIELDYQFHSKIAQITENAKLSEIVDNLNNQIQRFLILSNTLQDSALGAVEEHLTLVKALEARDADLAEKMMRQHVQNVTTRILTSS; encoded by the coding sequence ATGAAAAAACTCAAGCCTGCTGAAACATTGGCTGAACAAGCTTATCAAGTCATTAAAAAAGCAATTATAAACAATGAATTTGGACCTAATGAGGCGCTGGTTGAGGAACATATTGCCCAGGAACTGGGGATTAGCCGTACCCCTATAAGGGCAGCGCTTAATCAACTAGCTTATGAAGGTCTGATTGAAATCAAGGCAGGAAAAGGGGCCAGAGTGAGTGCCATTTCCGAAAAAGATGTCCTTGATTTTCAACTTTTACGGGATGCTTTGGAACCTCTGGCAGCTAAAATTGCGGCAGACAAAATCAATGAACAAGATATTGAGCAACTGCGTCAAATCTGTGACCAGCAATACCAATCCATCGCCAATAAGGATTATTATCGATTTATTGAATTGGATTATCAGTTTCACTCCAAAATTGCTCAAATAACTGAAAATGCAAAACTAAGCGAAATTGTGGACAATCTTAATAATCAAATTCAGCGATTCTTGATTTTATCCAATACACTGCAAGACAGTGCCCTGGGGGCTGTCGAAGAACACTTGACTTTGGTAAAGGCGCTGGAAGCGAGAGATGCAGATTTAGCTGAAAAAATGATGCGTCAGCATGTTCAAAATGTGACCACACGCATTTTGACATCATCATAA